One window of the Methanosphaera cuniculi genome contains the following:
- a CDS encoding methanogenesis marker 6 protein: MIVLGPGCFISTKELVTELQMLELPINIRLTCYGAHINGEEEYVLEAVKKARELDPNHIFIKTRGFPVGDPRRCRAKRKGAREGFHQLQAEYQLLPHVSYALEHMKRVEVTRPKRVSVDEFKDVMNEVCPENSTNTE; encoded by the coding sequence ATGATAGTACTAGGACCTGGATGTTTTATAAGTACAAAGGAACTTGTAACAGAACTTCAAATGCTAGAACTTCCAATAAATATAAGACTCACATGTTATGGGGCACACATTAATGGAGAAGAAGAGTATGTTCTAGAAGCTGTTAAAAAAGCACGAGAACTTGACCCAAATCATATATTTATAAAAACACGAGGATTCCCAGTTGGTGATCCAAGACGTTGTCGTGCAAAAAGAAAAGGAGCACGTGAAGGATTCCATCAACTACAAGCTGAATATCAACTACTTCCTCATGTATCATATGCACTAGAACATATGAAACGTGTAGAAGTAACCAGGCCAAAACGTGTAAGTGTAGATGAGTTTAAAGATGTAATGAATGAAGTATGTCCTGAAAATTCTACAAACACAGAATAA
- a CDS encoding methanogenesis marker 5 protein, whose translation MKVIVFPPNSMILADLVERNGHEALVIQQQIHNKVTTPDIDAPPLNVTEDDPIEGLKYAAIEVPSGVRGRMAIFGPLIEEADAAIIMQDAPYGFGCVGCARTNELTLFTMRHKNMPILELQFPKSRDETVDAVYKISTFLSDLKEEEEKTKQEE comes from the coding sequence ATGAAAGTTATAGTATTTCCACCAAATTCAATGATCTTAGCGGATCTTGTTGAAAGAAATGGGCATGAAGCTCTAGTAATTCAACAACAAATACATAATAAAGTAACAACACCGGATATAGATGCACCACCACTTAATGTTACAGAAGATGATCCAATAGAAGGACTTAAATATGCTGCAATAGAAGTACCATCAGGTGTACGTGGACGTATGGCAATATTTGGTCCTTTAATTGAAGAAGCTGATGCTGCTATTATAATGCAAGATGCACCATACGGGTTTGGGTGTGTTGGATGTGCACGTACAAATGAGTTAACATTATTTACAATGAGACATAAAAATATGCCAATTTTAGAGTTACAATTCCCAAAAAGTCGTGATGAAACAGTAGATGCAGTATATAAAATAAGCACTTTTCTAAGTGACCTTAAAGAGGAAGAAGAAAAAACTAAACAGGAGGAATAA
- a CDS encoding DUF2112 family protein, with product MKIAVIPDMAMMVVNLVNKMGHECFCACNITQDDLENHEITNDDECFIDYSKPPFNMKGYNMNEYMKYTSFDEPSGVKGRVILYDNIIENSDAVIIINENTHTKDNEKMYDTLNELILFSCISCHNAYEVLVHEIRRKKIPRLELTKPSSRDELIKFIEDITEFLENVEQLPESCVVDKRIKSCGISLDEVSEIFKSDETLEKKDRR from the coding sequence ATGAAAATTGCAGTAATACCTGATATGGCAATGATGGTTGTAAATCTGGTAAATAAAATGGGGCATGAATGTTTTTGTGCATGTAATATAACACAAGATGATCTTGAAAATCATGAAATAACAAATGATGATGAATGCTTCATAGACTACTCAAAGCCACCATTTAACATGAAAGGATATAATATGAATGAATATATGAAGTACACATCGTTTGATGAACCATCAGGTGTAAAGGGTCGGGTTATACTATATGATAATATAATAGAAAATAGTGATGCTGTAATTATAATAAATGAAAATACACACACTAAAGATAATGAAAAGATGTATGATACATTAAATGAATTAATACTATTTAGCTGTATATCATGTCATAATGCATATGAAGTATTAGTTCATGAAATAAGACGTAAAAAAATACCACGTCTTGAACTAACTAAACCATCAAGTCGTGATGAGTTAATAAAATTTATAGAAGATATAACAGAATTTCTTGAAAATGTAGAACAACTACCAGAAAGTTGTGTGGTTGATAAGAGAATAAAATCATGTGGTATTAGTTTAGATGAAGTATCAGAAATATTTAAAAGTGATGAAACTTTAGAAAAAAAAGATAGAAGATAA